From the genome of Streptomyces sp. NBC_01260, one region includes:
- the thiC gene encoding phosphomethylpyrimidine synthase ThiC translates to MTTADARTPASNQSDEAGKSIGWHKGYVQGSRPDLRVPVRQVHLTNGKDVTLYDTSGPYTDPAIDTDVRRGLAPLRENWIIARGDTEEYAGRAARPEDDGLKHTSPRGGLRNLDAVFPGRPRQPRRSRDGRPVTQLGYARRGEITPEMEYVAIRENVAPEVVREEIAAGRAVLPANVNHPEIEPMIIGKRFLVKVNANIGNSAVTSSIEEEVDKMTWATKWGADTVMDLSTGRNIHTTREWVLRNSPVPIGTVPLYQALEKVDGRAEELTWEIYKDTVIEQAEQGVDYMTVHAGVRLPYVPLTARRKTGIVSRGGSIMAAWCLAHHKESFLYEHFEELCEILASYDVTYSLGDGLRPGSIADANDEAQFAELRTLGELNTVAKRFGVQTMIEGPGHVPMHKIKENIDLQQEICEEAPFYTLGPLTTDVAPAYDHITSGIGAAMIAWWGTAMLCYVTPKEHLGLPNRDDVKTGVITYRIAAHAADLAKGHPGAQEWDDALSDARFEFRWEDQFNLALDPDTAREFHDETLPAEPAKTAHFCSMCGPKFCSMKISHDIRREHGGSQSEIEAGMAEKSREFAAAGNRVYLPIAD, encoded by the coding sequence ATGACCACAGCGGACGCACGCACGCCTGCCTCCAATCAGAGCGACGAGGCCGGGAAGTCCATCGGCTGGCACAAGGGGTACGTCCAGGGCTCGCGCCCGGACCTCCGGGTGCCGGTCCGGCAGGTGCACCTCACCAACGGCAAGGACGTGACGCTGTACGACACGTCGGGGCCGTACACCGATCCCGCCATCGACACCGATGTCCGCCGCGGACTCGCACCTCTGCGGGAGAACTGGATCATCGCCCGGGGCGACACCGAGGAGTACGCCGGCCGGGCCGCGCGGCCCGAGGACGACGGGCTCAAGCACACCTCACCGCGCGGGGGACTGCGCAATCTGGACGCGGTCTTCCCCGGCCGTCCGCGCCAGCCGCGGCGCAGCCGGGACGGGCGCCCGGTGACCCAGCTCGGGTACGCCCGCCGGGGCGAGATCACCCCGGAGATGGAGTACGTGGCGATCCGGGAGAACGTCGCGCCCGAGGTGGTGCGCGAGGAGATCGCCGCGGGCCGGGCCGTGCTGCCGGCCAACGTCAACCACCCGGAGATCGAGCCGATGATCATCGGCAAGCGGTTCCTGGTGAAGGTGAACGCCAACATCGGCAACTCCGCGGTGACGTCCTCCATCGAGGAGGAGGTGGACAAGATGACCTGGGCGACCAAGTGGGGCGCCGACACGGTCATGGACCTTTCCACCGGCCGCAACATTCACACCACCCGTGAGTGGGTTCTGCGCAACTCCCCGGTGCCGATCGGCACCGTCCCCCTCTACCAGGCCCTCGAAAAGGTCGACGGCAGGGCGGAGGAGCTGACCTGGGAGATCTACAAGGACACCGTCATCGAACAGGCTGAGCAGGGCGTCGACTACATGACGGTCCACGCCGGCGTACGCCTGCCGTACGTGCCGCTGACGGCCCGCCGCAAGACCGGCATCGTCTCCCGGGGCGGCTCGATCATGGCCGCGTGGTGCCTCGCGCACCACAAGGAGTCGTTCCTGTACGAGCACTTCGAGGAGCTCTGTGAGATTCTCGCCTCGTACGACGTGACGTACTCGCTGGGCGACGGGCTGCGCCCCGGATCGATCGCGGACGCCAACGACGAGGCGCAGTTCGCCGAACTGCGCACGCTCGGCGAACTGAACACGGTCGCGAAGCGGTTCGGCGTCCAGACCATGATCGAGGGACCGGGACACGTCCCGATGCACAAGATCAAGGAGAACATCGACCTCCAGCAGGAGATCTGCGAGGAGGCGCCGTTCTACACGCTCGGCCCGCTGACCACCGACGTCGCTCCGGCGTACGACCACATCACCTCGGGTATCGGCGCCGCGATGATCGCCTGGTGGGGGACGGCGATGCTCTGTTACGTGACGCCCAAGGAGCACCTCGGGCTGCCCAACCGGGACGATGTGAAGACCGGGGTCATCACCTACCGGATCGCGGCCCATGCCGCGGACCTCGCCAAGGGGCACCCGGGGGCGCAGGAGTGGGACGACGCGCTGTCGGACGCCCGGTTCGAGTTCCGCTGGGAGGACCAGTTCAATCTGGCGCTCGACCCGGACACGGCACGGGAGTTCCACGACGAGACGCTGCCGGCCGAGCCGGCGAAGACGGCGCACTTCTGCTCGATGTGCGGTCCGAAGTTCTGCTCGATGAAGATCTCGCACGACATCCGGCGTGAGCACGGCGGTTCGCAGTCGGAGATCGAGGCGGGCATGGCGGAGAAGTCCAGGGAGTTCGCGGCCGCGGGCAACCGGGTCTATCTGCCGATCGCGGACTGA
- a CDS encoding YibE/F family protein: MTSPHIVPEQASHQHTHSHGPAAPVSTHLRKVIAAVLIPFAAAVVVGLVVLWPGGAPAHERTGVGFDRQTQQAKVVNIDKVDCKDLNAAQMPTSGETTPPTGDPATGGDGARLCEKATVEVTSGKDEGRTFIEVVQPDAPRQLRQGQAVVVSYAPDAPHDLQYSVTDVNRKFPMTLLAGIFAVAVVVVGRLRGVMALVALALSFAVLTLFILPAILQGSNPLLVAVVGAGAIMLIALYICHGLTARTSVAVIGTLISLLLIGLLGSLFIGWASLSGNTDDSTGLIHGLYPHIDMSGLLLAGVIIGSLGVLDDVTVTQTSAVWELHQADPTMNTKQLYRAGIRIGRDHIASVVNTLVLAYAGAALPLLLLFSIAQSSMGTVANSELVAEEIVRTLVGSIGLVASVPVTTALAALVVSADRTGLGAEAWASAPVRTGRGRRRRARS, from the coding sequence GTGACGTCCCCCCATATCGTTCCCGAGCAGGCGAGCCATCAGCACACCCACTCGCACGGCCCGGCCGCGCCCGTTTCCACGCACCTGCGCAAGGTGATCGCCGCCGTGCTGATCCCGTTCGCGGCCGCGGTCGTCGTCGGTCTCGTGGTGCTCTGGCCCGGTGGTGCGCCGGCGCACGAGCGCACCGGTGTCGGTTTCGACCGGCAGACTCAGCAGGCGAAGGTGGTGAACATCGACAAGGTCGACTGCAAGGACCTGAACGCGGCCCAGATGCCCACCAGCGGCGAGACCACGCCGCCGACGGGGGACCCGGCCACCGGTGGCGACGGGGCCCGACTCTGCGAGAAGGCCACGGTCGAGGTCACGAGTGGCAAGGACGAGGGGCGCACGTTCATCGAGGTGGTCCAGCCCGACGCACCACGGCAACTGCGCCAGGGGCAGGCAGTGGTGGTCTCGTACGCCCCCGACGCGCCCCATGACCTCCAGTACTCCGTGACGGATGTGAACCGGAAGTTCCCGATGACACTGCTGGCCGGGATCTTCGCCGTGGCGGTGGTCGTCGTGGGCAGGCTGCGCGGGGTCATGGCGCTGGTGGCGCTCGCCCTGTCGTTCGCCGTGCTGACCCTGTTCATCCTCCCGGCCATCCTGCAGGGCTCGAATCCGCTGCTCGTGGCGGTCGTCGGGGCCGGCGCCATCATGTTGATCGCCCTCTACATCTGCCACGGGCTGACCGCCCGCACCTCGGTCGCCGTCATCGGCACCCTGATCTCACTGCTGCTGATCGGGCTGCTCGGCTCGCTCTTCATCGGCTGGGCGAGTCTGAGCGGGAACACCGACGACAGCACCGGCCTCATCCACGGCCTGTATCCGCACATCGACATGAGCGGTCTGCTCCTGGCCGGCGTCATCATCGGTTCGCTGGGCGTGCTCGACGATGTGACGGTCACCCAGACGTCGGCGGTCTGGGAACTGCACCAGGCGGACCCGACGATGAATACCAAGCAGCTCTACCGGGCAGGGATCAGGATCGGACGGGACCACATCGCCTCGGTGGTCAACACCCTGGTGCTCGCCTATGCGGGCGCCGCGCTTCCGCTGCTGCTGCTGTTCTCCATCGCCCAGAGCAGCATGGGGACGGTAGCCAACAGCGAGCTGGTGGCGGAGGAGATCGTGCGAACACTGGTCGGCTCGATCGGGCTGGTCGCCTCGGTGCCGGTGACCACCGCGCTCGCGGCACTGGTCGTCTCCGCGGACCGTACGGGGCTCGGCGCGGAAGCCTGGGCTTCGGCACCCGTACGGACTGGCAGAGGACGCCGCCGACGGGCGAGGTCCTGA
- a CDS encoding SsgA family sporulation/cell division regulator: MRESVQAEVMMSFLVSEELSFRIPVELRYEVCDPYAIRMTFHLPGDAPVTWAFGRELLLDGLNSPSGDGDVHIGPTEPEGLCDVHIRLQVGADRALFRAGTAPLVAFLDRTDKLVPLGQECTLGDFEGNLEEALGRILAEEQNAG; the protein is encoded by the coding sequence ATGCGCGAGTCGGTTCAAGCTGAGGTCATGATGAGCTTCCTCGTCTCCGAGGAGCTCTCTTTCCGTATCCCGGTGGAGCTCCGGTACGAAGTGTGCGATCCGTACGCGATCCGGATGACCTTCCATCTGCCCGGCGACGCCCCCGTCACCTGGGCTTTCGGCCGTGAGCTGCTGCTCGACGGCCTCAACAGCCCCAGTGGCGACGGCGACGTACACATCGGGCCGACTGAGCCCGAAGGGCTGTGCGACGTCCACATCCGGCTCCAGGTGGGGGCGGACCGCGCTCTCTTCAGGGCAGGTACGGCACCACTTGTGGCGTTTCTCGACCGGACGGACAAGCTCGTCCCACTCGGGCAGGAGTGCACGCTGGGTGACTTCGAGGGCAATCTGGAAGAGGCATTGGGGCGAATTCTGGCCGAGGAGCAGAACGCCGGCTGA
- a CDS encoding IclR family transcriptional regulator — translation MTTASSTAVPTLIGSVQRALRLLEAVGAHRDGAPAKQLAREAGLPLPTAYHLLRTLTHEGYLRRENGVFLVGAAAERLVDDGALHNRRSRMTQSLGRWRDIIGAPVYCAVYRDGEIELVAVADTPAAPAVDEWAAFQETGHAHAIGQCLLSQLDERAREDHLDRHPVRPLTRYSVRDRPAFLERLRSLERMEPVIERQEYALGTVCAAIPIAAGFTAAAMAISIPLDQEERLLPAVERLRGEVASLLRSFVFSISI, via the coding sequence TTGACCACGGCATCGAGTACCGCTGTGCCGACGTTGATCGGATCGGTACAGCGGGCGCTGAGGCTGCTGGAGGCCGTGGGCGCCCATCGCGACGGGGCGCCGGCCAAACAGCTCGCACGGGAGGCGGGGCTCCCGCTGCCCACCGCCTACCACCTGCTGCGCACCCTCACCCATGAGGGGTATCTGCGCCGGGAGAACGGTGTCTTCCTCGTCGGTGCCGCCGCCGAGCGGCTGGTGGACGACGGCGCTCTGCATAACCGGCGTAGCCGGATGACCCAGTCACTGGGCCGCTGGCGGGACATCATCGGAGCCCCGGTGTACTGCGCCGTCTACCGCGACGGTGAGATCGAACTGGTCGCGGTCGCCGACACCCCGGCAGCGCCCGCGGTGGACGAGTGGGCCGCCTTCCAGGAGACCGGGCACGCCCACGCGATCGGCCAGTGCCTGCTGAGCCAGCTCGACGAGAGGGCTCGCGAGGACCACCTGGACCGGCATCCGGTGCGTCCGCTGACCCGCTACTCCGTACGCGACCGGCCGGCGTTCCTTGAACGGCTGCGGTCGCTGGAGCGAATGGAACCTGTCATCGAGCGACAGGAGTACGCCCTCGGGACGGTCTGCGCGGCCATCCCGATCGCGGCCGGATTCACGGCTGCGGCGATGGCCATTTCGATACCTCTCGACCAGGAAGAACGGTTGCTCCCCGCAGTCGAACGACTACGTGGCGAAGTGGCCAGCCTCTTGCGTTCGTTCGTGTTCTCTATCAGTATCTGA
- a CDS encoding DUF5326 family protein gives MREIFAGMPWWVKWIAVPVIAIVVFGGLIASVVGFVVWLLFKVLIFVVLVGGIVFLVRKFMSSSSSRGDW, from the coding sequence GTGCGGGAGATATTCGCGGGAATGCCCTGGTGGGTGAAGTGGATCGCGGTGCCCGTCATCGCGATCGTCGTGTTCGGCGGCCTGATCGCCAGCGTGGTCGGCTTCGTCGTCTGGCTGCTCTTCAAGGTCCTGATCTTCGTGGTCCTGGTCGGCGGGATCGTTTTCCTCGTGCGGAAGTTCATGTCGTCCTCCTCCTCGCGCGGCGACTGGTAG
- a CDS encoding cupin domain-containing protein encodes MKAFRLDELEAERAANDGAYLQFVRERNMSVGLYALDAGELDPQQPHKQDEVYLVVSGRASITVGMETTQVGRGSVVYVPAGTAHKFHHITEDLRVMVVFSPPEG; translated from the coding sequence ATGAAGGCATTCAGACTGGACGAGCTGGAAGCGGAACGGGCCGCCAACGACGGCGCGTATCTGCAGTTCGTACGCGAACGGAACATGTCTGTCGGCCTGTACGCGCTGGACGCCGGTGAGCTCGACCCGCAGCAGCCGCACAAGCAGGACGAGGTCTACCTGGTCGTCAGCGGGCGCGCGTCGATCACCGTGGGCATGGAAACCACGCAGGTGGGCAGAGGAAGTGTCGTGTATGTCCCTGCCGGCACGGCCCACAAGTTCCACCACATCACCGAGGACCTGAGGGTGATGGTGGTCTTCTCGCCGCCCGAGGGCTGA
- a CDS encoding phage holin family protein — protein sequence MKNFVVKTIANAGALAVAIWLLQDITLTGGSTGRKILTLIVVALIFGLVNFCVKPVLKLLTLPLFILTLGLFTLVVNALMLMLTSWLADQFNLSFHVHGFWTAVLGGLIISIVSWALNVVLPDED from the coding sequence ATGAAGAATTTCGTAGTCAAGACGATCGCCAACGCGGGTGCGCTGGCAGTGGCCATCTGGCTGCTCCAGGACATCACGCTGACCGGCGGCAGCACCGGCCGCAAGATACTCACCCTGATCGTGGTCGCTCTGATCTTCGGCCTGGTCAATTTCTGTGTGAAGCCGGTCCTGAAGCTGCTCACACTGCCCCTCTTCATCCTCACGCTGGGGCTGTTCACCCTGGTGGTGAACGCACTGATGCTGATGCTGACCTCCTGGCTGGCCGACCAGTTCAATCTGAGCTTCCACGTCCACGGCTTCTGGACCGCCGTCCTCGGCGGACTGATCATCTCGATCGTTTCCTGGGCGCTGAACGTCGTCCTGCCCGACGAGGACTGA
- a CDS encoding cystathionine gamma-lyase, with amino-acid sequence MSTMGDGTRAVRAGLPAPEQYEPTLPGPVFAAHFHLSGDPTGPYTYGRDTNPTWTHLERAIGELEAPGESVETTVFASGMAAVSAVLLSQARSGDVIVLPDDGYQALPLVRAQLEAYGVEVRTAPTGGDAQLAALEGARLLWIETPSNPGLDVCDVRRLVEAAHAGGTLVAVDNTLATPLGQRPLELGADFSVASDTKGMTGHGDILLGHVACLDPGLAAGVRRWRKVVGAIPGPMEAWLAHRSLATLELRIERQCANALALAEALAGHREVTGLRYPGLPTDPSHPNAVRQMRRFGSVVSFVLADRETAERFLSALRLAEDATSFGGVRSTAERRARWGGDAVPEGFIRFSVGAENPADLVADVERALAEAVDGG; translated from the coding sequence ATGAGCACCATGGGCGACGGAACCCGCGCGGTACGTGCCGGCCTGCCGGCACCGGAACAGTACGAACCGACTCTCCCCGGTCCGGTCTTCGCCGCGCACTTCCACCTCTCCGGCGACCCGACCGGCCCGTACACCTACGGCCGTGACACCAACCCGACCTGGACCCATCTGGAACGGGCCATCGGCGAGCTCGAAGCGCCGGGAGAGAGTGTCGAGACCACGGTCTTCGCCTCCGGAATGGCGGCGGTCTCGGCCGTGCTGCTGTCCCAGGCGCGCAGCGGTGACGTGATCGTGCTGCCCGACGACGGATACCAGGCACTCCCGTTGGTACGGGCGCAGCTGGAGGCCTACGGAGTCGAGGTGCGGACCGCCCCGACCGGGGGCGATGCCCAGCTGGCCGCCCTGGAGGGCGCCAGGCTCCTGTGGATCGAGACCCCGTCCAACCCCGGGCTCGACGTCTGCGACGTGCGGCGGCTCGTCGAGGCCGCGCACGCGGGCGGGACGCTGGTGGCCGTGGACAACACGCTCGCCACCCCGCTCGGCCAGCGCCCGCTGGAGCTGGGGGCCGACTTCTCGGTGGCCAGCGACACCAAGGGTATGACCGGGCACGGCGACATCCTGCTCGGCCACGTGGCCTGCCTCGATCCCGGGCTGGCGGCAGGGGTACGGCGCTGGCGCAAGGTGGTCGGCGCGATCCCCGGGCCGATGGAAGCCTGGCTCGCGCACCGCTCACTGGCCACCCTGGAACTGCGGATCGAGCGGCAGTGCGCGAACGCCCTCGCTCTGGCCGAGGCGCTCGCCGGGCATCGGGAGGTGACCGGACTGCGGTATCCCGGGCTGCCCACCGACCCCTCGCACCCGAACGCCGTGCGGCAGATGCGGCGTTTCGGCTCCGTGGTGTCGTTCGTGCTGGCCGACCGGGAGACCGCCGAGCGCTTCCTCTCGGCGCTCCGGCTGGCCGAGGACGCGACCAGCTTCGGCGGTGTGCGCTCCACCGCCGAGCGACGGGCCCGCTGGGGCGGCGACGCCGTGCCGGAAGGCTTCATCCGCTTCTCGGTCGGCGCCGAGAACCCGGCGGACCTGGTGGCCGACGTGGAACGGGCGCTGGCCGAGGCGGTCGACGGAGGCTGA